The DNA sequence TTCAATGAACCAGTCGAGTCGGTATTTCGTATAGAGGAGGATGAGGAATGAAACACAAACATAAATGGATTGGAATTGGAGCAGGGGTTTTAGGTTTCTTTCTGGGAATGCTTAGTCTCGCTCTAAGAGGACTATTCAATCAGATTCAAATCGAACAAGTTTTATATACTTCTTTCGGTCTTATTGCAATTGTTGGAGTAATATCTCTCGCTTTAGCTGTGTACTACCTTCGAAAGGGTCGTGAAGCTTACGTGATTTACCAAACAGTAGAAGAGGAAGAAGCTAATGAAAAGGCATATGTGAGTGCTTATCGCTTCTTGAACTATGGAACAGTTGCTTCGAACACTTTGATGATTGCGATGCTTTGCTGTTTAGTAATTGTCACTTCTCCAGTAATTGAGAATGTTTATCTTTTCATCTTTTCACTTGTTTTAATGTTCTTTTCTTTTGCTGTTGCAAATTATTGTGAACCGACTTTAGAAGAAATCTTTATTAGATTGACAGGAGAAAAGTTAGATGTTTAGAAAATTAAATGCCCTTCTTTGGTTAAGGTTACAAGTTCTTATTAGTAATTCAACGTTACTAGCGACATTATTGATGCCCTTTGGTATTGCTATCCTATATAATGAATTCTTAAACAAGAGTGGAGAATTGAGCATGTTTCTTCTTTCTATGAGTTTGACGATGGTCTTGAGTATGGGAAGTGGTTATATGGTATCGATTATGATGGCTGAGGATAAGGAAAAACGCAATCTTAAATCACTCATACTAAGTGGTGTGACAGCAACAGAGTATACTCTGAGCATGATGGCTCTTCCTCTTCTCGTGATGCTTCTTTCTATGGTTGTTCTCCCTCTCTATCTTAAAGTTGATTTGACAAACTACTTTCTTACCTATGGACTCTATCTGCTTCTAGCGACCATCAGTATAATCTTTCTTAATCTTCTTATAGGTGCAGTATCAGATACCCAGTCTAAGGCGCAAGTGTATAGTATTTTTCCTATGTTGACCGTCTCTTTCTTGCCCGTTCTTGCCGTTCAAAATGAAACTGCGCAAAAATTGTTGGACTATTCTTTCATTGGTCCTTTGGTAAGTCTGTTAAAAGAAGGTGGTGGAGAGTTATCTTTGAGAAGTCTTGCTCTCTTGCTAGCATGGGTCCTTTTGCTAGGA is a window from the Streptococcus oralis genome containing:
- a CDS encoding DUF443 family protein → MKHKHKWIGIGAGVLGFFLGMLSLALRGLFNQIQIEQVLYTSFGLIAIVGVISLALAVYYLRKGREAYVIYQTVEEEEANEKAYVSAYRFLNYGTVASNTLMIAMLCCLVIVTSPVIENVYLFIFSLVLMFFSFAVANYCEPTLEEIFIRLTGEKLDV
- a CDS encoding ABC transporter permease — encoded protein: MFRKLNALLWLRLQVLISNSTLLATLLMPFGIAILYNEFLNKSGELSMFLLSMSLTMVLSMGSGYMVSIMMAEDKEKRNLKSLILSGVTATEYTLSMMALPLLVMLLSMVVLPLYLKVDLTNYFLTYGLYLLLATISIIFLNLLIGAVSDTQSKAQVYSIFPMLTVSFLPVLAVQNETAQKLLDYSFIGPLVSLLKEGGGELSLRSLALLLAWVLLLGLASLFVLKNSYKGK